The Prodigiosinella aquatilis region GTTGTATTGTCGGGTTATCTTGCAGAAAGGTTCGGAACCTATAAAACGGTGGGTGATGCCTAATGCCGGCGCGATATTATCGCGGAAAATCAGGACATCAATCTCACTCCATGCACGCTGAACTTTCCCGGTATCCTTCAGAAAATAGGCAGGAAAGGTGGCTCGTGAAATCACGTAGTCCGAACCTGGGTGCACGGTTACATTCGGTAGCCCCGAGACGCCGCTCTGCACCATCGCCAGACGATCGGCGAAAGGAATAAAAGAGGCATCTTCGCGCACCACAAAAATATGAAGCCAGTCACAGCTACGGGCGGCCTGCTCCACCAGATAGCGATGCCCTTTGGTAAAAGGGTTGGCGTTCATCACAATCGCGCCGATGTGCGTACCGGGTTGTCTGAATGCGGCCAGGCGCTGACAGTAACGCTGGATCCCCCGTGGCGTGTTTTCCATCAGAATGGCGTTTTCACCGCTTTGCGCCACAGGACAGAACCCGCTGTGCTGAAAACGCTCACGATTACAGGGTCGAGTGCAGAGAAACAGATGGAAATGACCGTGGGACAGCGCCAAATTCTGCACTTCGCTAAGCAAACGCGCGCTGAGATTCTCCCCGCGCAAACTTTTGCTCACCGCAACACACTTGATAACGTTGTCGACAAGCCCCGCGCAGCCTACCAATTCGCCCTCTCTGCGAGCTTCCACCATCCAGTGAATATCGCAGTCCATATCCAGTCCGCTATCAGCAAGTAACTGACGAACAGGCTCCACGCGTTGAGGGTGGCGTTGAAGGTCGGTAACGCTGAAAGTGAGAGTAAGTTCTGTC contains the following coding sequences:
- the citC gene encoding [citrate (pro-3S)-lyase] ligase → MTELTLTFSVTDLQRHPQRVEPVRQLLADSGLDMDCDIHWMVEARREGELVGCAGLVDNVIKCVAVSKSLRGENLSARLLSEVQNLALSHGHFHLFLCTRPCNRERFQHSGFCPVAQSGENAILMENTPRGIQRYCQRLAAFRQPGTHIGAIVMNANPFTKGHRYLVEQAARSCDWLHIFVVREDASFIPFADRLAMVQSGVSGLPNVTVHPGSDYVISRATFPAYFLKDTGKVQRAWSEIDVLIFRDNIAPALGITHRFIGSEPFCKITRQYNQTLHSLLRGHITVVELPRIEADGQAISASEVRRLLKTEQFARLRDIVPETTFTHLVARYAAAKIVVA